TCATGGaatagggcccaacgctccgccggctttccctctatccactggctaaacgtaccaTGTGAACGACTAATGATGGTTTGCccccccaccatttgcgtccgcAAATGATCCTCCTGTGCTTCttgctctgccatcatcttacgagtgctctcatttaactctcgccatatctcgttgaacttcgtctgctggttctgaagacataaccctttgaacctcttcacaagacccttgttgtggtaccttgagtaaaggttcgcacctaagtgtcgcatgcaccaccttctctccacatcaggccaagCAATGGAGGGGTTTGTGCTGTCATGCAGCACATCCAACGCATGCAAGAGGTCTTTATTGCGGTCTGATATGATGcagactcgttccctattgccaacgacacgtgtcctcaccaaggtgaggaaccacaaccaactatcattgttctcattCTCAACCAATGCAtacgcgagaggaatgatctgattgtttgcatccgccgccatcgttgtcattaggttaccatggtacttaccgctaagaaatgtggcatccacacataccaccgacttgcaatgtctgaaagcttcgatgcattggccaaaggaccagaaaaacctaatgaggtatcgatcaATGTTGCTGTCTGACCCATCCTCCAAGCTGATCagctcatccgccatggtccACTGGGTCTCGGGGttggtcatggcaatcttctgcagcagcctcgGTGCGTAGTGGTACGAGTCTTCGAAaattccaaacaacatcttcaatgccttttgcttcgctcgtcacgcggtgtggtaattgatcagcatacccgtcttagtctgcacctcccccataatgaattttggtgacaaacatatgtttgtgccaacaagggtgatgagtagttaggctatgaacctcgcatcaaccgcgtggctcacattcctaacagcctcttcgctgcatgtatgtggggtatatctactcagcacaaaatagttctggtgctttggcttatgggctcgtacgaagtaaggacaagtcAGATGCTtcgtacacctgacctcatattCCGTATGGTTAGATTGggcacacttgtggtcccttcttgtgattatagcatagttgctgataaagtggatgacctcttcccTGTTTCGAAACCGTTGCCCCACCTAGATATCGCTATTCTGATATCCCCaattagatagggtgttatactcaatgatGGTATAAtttagcagcccagcaccatgaaagtattGGATCATCGGCACCGGatcatcgttgtcagcaccttcttcgtcgccactaccaccggcttcatcatccatgcatcgtgcatctacctcaccatgTTCCACTTCGGTTCCATCCGTACCCgaagtgccctccccgacattccctcccgcctcatcatgcatcacattatgatctgatccttccacggtaggcacctcttcaccatgcaccgatcgtgatactatgtttacgtacactcccatttcaaagttcttcTCTAataccttgcgtgagtacaaggctcatgcgttgttccttctcaaatcgaacaactTATGGACAATGAGCAAGCTGTTTGGTACAGACCGTGGCCtgacaccctctaggacaacattgTAGGACTGTTGGTTTagacgcaaaaggctcataacatatgCTTGTAAGCCTTCTAGATCAATTGGTggctcaaccgtactctctacgtgctggcagttctgaatagACATGagtctcccatgcaaaacagcaggacgttctccataataaaaatagatagtcatggcgtctctgctaaacaaacgtaaatagccaaataactaattagatgtatgttacatacctactctattttagctaATGTATTAGCacagaataaatactatacttgctctaattacattttctaatctaagtattacgattaatgttacactatagttgcttctgttgcgagatcatacaatatgcaaatattgtacctactctattttaccaacttaatattATTTATCCAATATATTCGAacagaataaatactctactcgctctaattacattttctaatctaaatattgcgACTACTATTACACTATAGTACCGTCTATTACGAGAtcatacaatatgcaaatattacacctactctattttagcaacttaatatctacatgctataattatattttctaatctaaatataagtacatacataatctaggaTCCAAATAACTAGCTGATTATGttatgacatcataaaatatgcaaatattatacctactatattttatcaacttaataaatCCTCTAATCCTCTAATTACATCTACACAACTAAatattacatacatacataatctacgtactTACTACTATGGAGAGATGTCCTGCTGCATCGCAGCTCCTCGTGCTCGACTGCTCGCGCTCACGCTAATTTGCTGCTCTGCTCGCCGtcgtgctctgctctgctcgcaGCTGCTGCGTTTGGAGATAGTGGCAGTTGCACTGCCATTTATAGCCTGGCTACCCGCATGCAAACAAACCAGCCAGCAGTAGACAAACCATGCAGGAAGACAAATGAAAAAGCGAAAAGCAAAAGGAAAAgcgaaaagaaaaagtaaagcgCGACACGACGCGACGCAAAAGCGTATTTCGGcgcacggtgtgccgaaaatgactttttcggtacaccgtactcCGAAAATTCGTTTTCGGAACACCGTGcgccgaatacatgtgctaaattcgtaaatacaaaaaatagttattcatttcagtaaatacgatcatgtatattatacaaaatcatatttttacCCATAACCACATGTCTATGTACAGTATGAATAATAAGCTACCCCACAACAGCATacattttctctttcttttcagtcACCGAAACCTGTCCCCCTGCTTTATGCTAGTTGTTTCACCATATGCTGGGTGCCCCGAtgttagcaatttttttttttctgaaatcaaCAGTCAGTTACCAGCCAACCTCAAACCAAATGCATGTTTGAAGAAGACCGACGGGCAGCAGGGGTTTGCAACACAAACAACGATCCCGCCATAGCAAATAATGTACCAGTTATTCAGCAATCTCTTACTCGTCATACTCTGCTGAGAAGTCCGGCTCAGAAGGCTTCCTGAACTTAGGCAGTTCCTTGGTGGGGGTTCCCCTCCTAGCCTCGCCCATGATTCTCAATGCAAGATTCCGTTCGGGGGAAGCATCGTCTTCATATGATCTCATGGAGGAGAATGACTCCCTCATGTGCAGGTACTtggccatcctcctcctcttgtaGCGGCGCCAAGCAGCTTGGATGAAACAAGCAGCCCAGGTCTTCCAGTGGTGAGAGTAGTAGCGGAATGTGTGCTGCAACTTCCTGCTGTGGAGCCGCCTGAATTGACTGGCAACAAACCTGAGGTCCTCAGCTCGGAGAGCAAACGCCTCCACTTCAAAAATTGCCTTCACTGTCCGAGTGGATGATGGCAAGTTGACAGTAGGCTTGGGAACAAGAGCCCATTCAAGCAGCTCTTCACCACAGAAATCACCAGGTTTGAGgatgattgaattgaagaaccCCGTCCGGCCACCATCTGTGGTGGAGCTTTCCAACTTCCCACGGATGATAAAAAGCATCTCAATCACGGGGTCGCCTTCACGGACAATATATGTGCCCTCTGTGCTCAAGGAAGATACAAGACGCTCACATATGGCATCCAGAAGTTGACCATCCATCTGGGAGAAAAGTGGGACCTGCAACATTGCAATATAAAAGATTGACAATAATCTGTGATCAAGTTATCCGTAACACCAtgaattctccaaaaaaaataaagtttCATGTGTGGCATTGTCACCTCACAAGAGATATGCCAACTAACACTAAGTTGTGTTACTGACCAAAAGACGAGAAGGGAAAAGGTAGATTTGCAAAGGTAGTAAGCTAATTTACCCGACGAACAAGATCCAAGCAAAGGTGACGCTTGATGTCACGGCGAAGATCTGCTGGCAAAGCCTTCAATATAGATTCTTCATCCACACCTTGAGTTGCAAGCCACTTGTAATGAATGAATCTTCTCACCCTTTCCCGTAATTCATGGGGAAGTTGTCGATGTCTCATCCACTCTTCGGTATCTCTCTGCTTTAGCCTCCACTCCTCAACCCTTGCAGTGATAGATTGCAGGTAGGTCTAGCAGATAATAAATTTGATAAGATCAATGTTCCTTGTAAAAGAACTGTTGGCATTACCCCACGAAAACAAAATCTAACTAATGCATAGACATAATAGGATTTGGGAGCTGGTTCGATAAGGTTAACTTTAAGGTTTCAATGTCTCAACTTTAAGACGAGCCAAAACGTTTGCAAATTTAAAACTACTAAGGCACTATCACACATCTGTACAGATACACATGCACAATTTAAGGGGGATATGAACGGAAAAGTATGACCACATCAAGAAAAATAGTCTCAGGTCTTTATAATTGTTAGTAGCAATTCCTTAGTCTGCACGTGCACTAAGCATAGTTAAAAGTACCTGGACATTTCCAATCAAATGCGCAAACAAGACGAGACCAAGCACCGCCAACAATATAGCATACAGTGTCTCACCAAGATAGGTACTCACACTTAATGTCTGGCCATAACAACTGTTCAAAAAAATGGAGTATCACAGAGCATGTTAGAAATGTAAAATAATCATCAAACTAATTATTATTGTTCTTGTTGTATCTTCGGTTTTTCTTCCCAGACATAACCCAAGCTACCATTGCATCTTGGCGCTTACTGTAGATCTGCTTCTGATGTCTCTAAATTTTCGCTTTAACAGAGAATACTAATATAATTACCATTCAAACTCTCAAATAGTCAATTAACAGTATTTTTTCCTTTGCGGCACAATTAACAGTCGTAAGAGAACAAGTGTTCAGGTAAAGTCATACCTTAGATTCTGCAAGCCCCACCAGAGGCAATAGAAGTACTTCCTCAGGAAGCTCTGACTAGGAGTTTTGTTAGATAACAATGGCTGGAACATACCGTAGTCAAAACTGATATTGTTACTACTAGCATTACAGCTAGTAAAGACTCCAGTCGTGCTTGCCCAATTCGGATCTGGTTTTACGCCACAATCAAGATACCAAGTGTGGCAATCAGTTTCATTCATGCAATATCTTTTCCAACATGCGGTCTGGCGTTCAAAGGATAGCAGGTACCATAGTGCTCCTAAAACCTGGAAGAAGAGAACTGCATCTTGAGAAGTTCCACTATATGATGGCAAGACAGAAAAAAATGGTAGCGCAATCTAAAAGTGATATGCCAAATTTCAAGATATGAAATGGAGAAAAACTGCAAGTATGACTCATATAAGTATCATACATGGCTAGCAATCATGTACAACAGCAGATTGTATGCAGCTCCTTGCCAAGCAGTCTTCGCAAAAACTCCAGTAACTTTGACTATTTTATTATTCAATGAAAACATGAGATATAATCTTAGAATATACTGGAAAAGTGCAACCAGAAGCAGTAAGTCATTGTCATGCTCAGATGAAGAATATTTGATGGCTGGTATCACAGACCAAATAATGAtctgcaggataagaagaaaaaaatatgcatcAGATAGGCAGATAACAGCCACAACTCGAACATCAGATATCAGATAGCTTCAGCATCTACAAGCTCTAAAGTATAGGATGTAATCTTTTAGGGTAAGAAGTTGAGAGCCTCTGCTTACatgtttgagaaaaaagaacGGTTTTTTTCCTAATAGAACAGTTTGAGAACCTTTGCCACACAATGAATGAGAACtagtggatatatatatatatactgcaaATCTATTCTGCACCTAGGTCGTGTCCATCCACAACGCACACTCATTGTCACCCCCACCGCCTGCGCCATAAGAGAGGTGCCGCCCGTCGCTGCCAGCCTGCTCAAAGCTGAGCACCGACGAGCTGGAGCTGGCGCACGAGCCGCCGGAAGCGCCGTAGCCGGCCCAGCCGTAGTAGTCGGCCAAGCCACACCAACCCTTCTAGTTGTCGTAGAAGGCGAGCTACAGGGGTAGGGCACCGCCGACGTCATAAATGGCGCGCTTGCTGCTTGCCGGATGAGCCATCTAATCACTCGACTGCTTGATTACCTAGTTGCTAGCTTTCATTGTGTCA
The sequence above is drawn from the Phragmites australis chromosome 10, lpPhrAust1.1, whole genome shotgun sequence genome and encodes:
- the LOC133930719 gene encoding cyclic nucleotide-gated ion channel 17-like, with product MFFGSRRVEDEVALVRQRTVRFHDERARPTIPIHQKQAGLAASKFGLGSPGENRIFVSGHEFWYKKIIDPSSGFILTWTYVFGVSCFIALFMDPLYFYVPKIVYGPTTCIGKDRHLAIIVTVFRSIADIFYVIQIMIKFRTAYINPNSTLGVFGRGDLVTDSKEIAKQYLRSDFAVDLVASLPLPQIIIWSVIPAIKYSSSEHDNDLLLLVALFQYILRLYLMFSLNNKIVKVTGVFAKTAWQGAAYNLLLYMIASHVLGALWYLLSFERQTACWKRYCMNETDCHTWYLDCGVKPDPNWASTTGVFTSCNASSNNISFDYGMFQPLLSNKTPSQSFLRKYFYCLWWGLQNLSCYGQTLSVSTYLGETLYAILLAVLGLVLFAHLIGNVQTYLQSITARVEEWRLKQRDTEEWMRHRQLPHELRERVRRFIHYKWLATQGVDEESILKALPADLRRDIKRHLCLDLVRRVPLFSQMDGQLLDAICERLVSSLSTEGTYIVREGDPVIEMLFIIRGKLESSTTDGGRTGFFNSIILKPGDFCGEELLEWALVPKPTVNLPSSTRTVKAIFEVEAFALRAEDLRFVASQFRRLHSRKLQHTFRYYSHHWKTWAACFIQAAWRRYKRRRMAKYLHMRESFSSMRSYEDDASPERNLALRIMGEARRGTPTKELPKFRKPSEPDFSAEYDE